The following are encoded together in the Ictidomys tridecemlineatus isolate mIctTri1 chromosome X, mIctTri1.hap1, whole genome shotgun sequence genome:
- the Spry3 gene encoding protein sprouty homolog 3, with the protein MDATVIDDFQQILPIEQLRSTHASNDYVERPPAPCKQALSSPSLIVQTHKSDWSLATMPTALPRSLSQCHQLQPLPQHLSQSSIASSMSHSTTASDQRLLASITPSPSGQSIIRTQPGAGAYPKADGALKGGAEQSVGHHSEHLFICEECGRCKCVPCTAARPLPSCWLCNQRCLCSAESLLDYGTCLCCVKGLFYHCSTDDEDNCADEPCSCGPSSCFVRWAAMSLISLFLPCLCCYLPTRGCLHLCQQGYDSLRRPGCRCKRHTNTVCRKISSGSAPFPKAQEKSV; encoded by the coding sequence ATGGATGCCACAGTGATAGATGATTTCCAACAAATTCTGCCTATTGAACAGCTGCGCTCTACTCATGCTAGCAATGATTATGTGGAACGGCCTCCAGCCCCCTGTAAACAGGCCCTCTCCAGTCCTTCCCTTATTGTGCAAACGCACAAATCTGATTGGTCCCTGGCTACCATGCCTACTGCTCTACCCCGCAGTCTCAGCCAGTGCCATCAATTGCAGCCCTTGCCTCAACATCTGAGCCAATCTAGCATTGCCAGCTCGATGTCCCACAGCACCACTGCCTCTGATCAAAGGCTCTTGGCCAGCATTACGCCCTCACCTTCAGGCCAGTCCATCATCCGAACCCAGCCTGGAGCAGGGGCCTATCCAAAGGCGGATGGTGCTCTGAAGGGAGGAGCTGAGCAATCTGTAGGGCATCATAGTGAGCACCTCTTCATCTGCGAGGAGTGTGGGCGCTGCAAGTGTGTCCCCTGCACAGCTGCTCGCCCTCTCCCCTCCTGCTGGCTGTGCAACCAGCGTTGCCTTTGCTCTGCTGAGAGCCTCCTCGATTATGGCACTTGCCTCTGCTGTGTCAAGGGCCTCTTCTACCACTGCTCCACTGATGATGAAGACAACTGCGCTGATGAACCCTGCTCCTGTGGGCCTAGCTCTTGCTTCGTCCGCTGGGCAGCCATGAGCCTCATCTCCCTCTTCCTACCCTGCCTGTGCTGCTACCTGCCTACCCGTGGATGCCTCCATCTGTGCCAGCAGGGCTATGATAGTCTTCGGAGACCAGGCTGCCGCTGTAAGAGGCACACCAACacggtgtgcagaaaaatctctTCTGGTAGTGCACCTTTCCCCAAGGCCCAAGAAAAGTCTGTATGA